Genomic segment of Myxococcus stipitatus:
CTCGCCTGGCTCCGCGCCATCGCCAGACTCCTCGGAGCGTCGAGGGCCTCCGGTGGGCGCGGTGCCCGTGAGTCCAGGGGTTCCCCCCGGGCGGGCGCGGACGGTGGAGCTGTCGGTCCGCGTGGTGCTGCGCCCGGGGGAGACGCCCATCTGGCTGACGGCATCGGACCTGTCGCGTGGCGGCCTGTTCCTGCGCAGCGAGGGGGTGCTTCCACCGCTCTTCTCGCGGCTGCCCATGGTGCTGGAGCTGGACACCGGGCCGCACAACGTCGTCTGCGAGGTGGTGCACCACGTGCCGGCCGAGCAGGCCCGGCGCTGGGGCATGGCCACGGGCTTCGGCGTCCAGTTCGTCGAGGCCTCCGTCGCGCTCAAGACCTCCGTGGACGCGCTGCTGCGCGCGGGGCCGGGGCATCGGCCATCTCCGCCGGTCCCCATGGTCGACGACGCCATGGCGTCGCGGGTGCTGGAGGCGTACCGGTTGCGGCTGACGGGGGACCACTACGCGGTGCTGGCGGTGACGCCGGACCTGGACATGGGCGCGCTGCGTGCCCGCGCCCGCGAGGCCCGGAGCACCCTGGAGTCGCTCCGCCAGCGCCCGCTGTCACCGTCGCAGTGCATCCTGCTCGAATCGGTGCTGGGCCGGCTCCTCGAGGCGGGGGACGTGCTGGGCACCGTCACGCAGCGGGCCCTGTATGACGCCTGGCGAGGCAACCACCGGGGCGTCGCGCGTTGCCTGGAGGCGGGGCTCACCCCCGAGCAGCTCGACTCCCTGCGGCGCCAGTTCCTCGCGCGGCGGCCACAGTCCTCGGGCATGGCGCGGGTGCACTACCTCTCCGGCTCGGCGCTGGAGCGCGAGGGACAGCTCGCCCGGGCGCTGGAGACCTATGAGCGGGGCCTGGCGTTGGATCCGCTGGAGTCGAGCCTCCACCACCGCTACCGCAGCGTCCGGCGGGCACTGGATGCGCGGGGCGCCGCGGAGCCCTCGAACGACAGGGCCCGGTCTCCCTGAGCGGAGCACCGGGCCCGGAGGACGCGCGCAGGAAAGCGGGGTTACTTGGCCGCTTCGGCGCAGTCGGGGTTCAGCTCCGCCGCCTTGTCGAAGCAGGCGCTGAACTGGTCGATCCAATCCACCTCGCCCCCCAGCTCGCAGTTGGGCAGGTCCTTGAGACAGTCGGCCAGCTCGTTGAGCCGGTCCTTCTCCTGGTCCGAGCAGTGGTCCAGCGCGTTCTCACAGACAACCTTGTCGAAGCTGCTCCCCCCGCCCCCCTCGTCCGAGGTGTTGCCGCAGGACTCCACCTTCTTGCCCAGCCCCTGGTAGGCCTCGTCCAGGGCGTCGCAGGCATTCCCCCCACAGCCGGCGCCGAACATGAGAGAACCGGCGGCCATCAGGCCGAACATGAGTTTCGTCATTGTGGAATTTCCCCCGCGAACGGTTGGTAGGACGGTGTGCGGCCGGACTCTCGTCGGCCCCGCCATCAGGTAGGTTCGCCCTGGAGTGGGGGCAATCTGGCCCGCCGGACGAGATGATCCAGCATCCGTCTTGACTCGCCAGACCATCTCCCGTAAATCCGGCCGTCCTTTGCGCCAAAGGGCGGCCCGTCCGTCCGAAATGCGCGGCCGATTCCACGGGTTGACCCAACCCGAAGCTGACAGGGGTTAGACGATGTACGCAGTGATTCGCACGGGCGGAAAGCAGTATCGCGTCGCCGAGGGCGATGTGCTCCGGATCGAGAAGATTGCCGGCGACATCGGTACCGAGGTGTCCTTCACCGACATCCTGCTGCTGGGCGGCACGGACAGCCCCAAGGTGGGTCGTCCGACGGTTGCCGGCGCGCGCGTCGTGGGCAAGGTG
This window contains:
- the rplU gene encoding 50S ribosomal protein L21, which gives rise to MYAVIRTGGKQYRVAEGDVLRIEKIAGDIGTEVSFTDILLLGGTDSPKVGRPTVAGARVVGKVLAQDKHRRVLNFRKEKEGWTRRRGHRQSYTEVKVTSISG